One window of the Pedobacter ginsengisoli genome contains the following:
- a CDS encoding lanthionine synthetase LanC family protein — protein sequence MKNIDNKREMITDSIHHIYKVITNSLKYINKDSGALLNSSGCCLFLYHYYKCFGDEEAKKLLNEALKIVLEGEMKYSYDKPSSVSFCSGIIGTGWITMYLNKEGVTDFDDEMSDLDDIAVNFFNQSLNKGNYDFLHGAGGALFYMASKKMNEKVITYIKEMVNSLLNVAVNENEVFFWEAFDFETEKKQNRVLNLGLSHGTPALLVIFSKIYTLSEDFAYLKETIENCANTIIRAKNVKVKESMYSYSTNIDTKTEECTRLGWCYGDLGVGISLWQAGVSINNSLFVNHAVEIFESASLRTNVKEAQVKDGALCHGAAGLAYIFHKYYLETKSDKLLIASDYWVDVAMDLIKPSSKLLTGKTRWHSVNGYLDSFSLLEGISGVGLSFLSRISSERSEWDNCLLM from the coding sequence ATGAAAAATATAGATAATAAAAGGGAGATGATAACCGACAGTATCCATCATATTTATAAGGTTATTACGAATAGTTTGAAATATATCAACAAGGATAGCGGAGCTTTGCTTAATTCATCCGGGTGTTGTCTTTTTCTTTATCATTATTATAAATGTTTCGGAGATGAAGAGGCGAAGAAATTATTAAATGAAGCTTTAAAAATCGTTTTGGAAGGCGAGATGAAATATTCATACGATAAACCATCCTCGGTTTCTTTTTGTTCAGGAATAATAGGCACAGGATGGATTACAATGTATTTAAATAAGGAGGGGGTTACTGATTTTGATGACGAAATGAGCGATCTGGATGACATAGCAGTGAATTTTTTTAATCAATCTTTAAATAAAGGAAATTATGATTTTTTACACGGAGCAGGAGGTGCTTTATTCTATATGGCTTCTAAAAAGATGAACGAAAAGGTTATAACGTATATTAAGGAAATGGTTAATTCACTGTTAAATGTTGCTGTGAATGAGAATGAAGTCTTTTTTTGGGAAGCTTTTGATTTTGAAACCGAGAAAAAACAGAATAGAGTCTTAAACTTAGGACTTTCCCATGGCACTCCTGCCTTGTTGGTAATATTCTCAAAGATTTACACTTTGTCCGAAGATTTTGCTTACTTAAAAGAAACTATTGAGAATTGTGCAAATACTATCATCCGAGCGAAAAATGTTAAGGTTAAGGAATCAATGTATTCTTATTCAACGAATATTGATACTAAGACTGAGGAGTGTACAAGACTTGGTTGGTGTTATGGAGATCTGGGTGTCGGTATAAGTTTATGGCAAGCTGGAGTTTCAATAAATAATTCCCTATTTGTTAATCATGCCGTAGAGATATTTGAAAGTGCAAGTCTCCGAACTAATGTTAAAGAGGCACAAGTGAAAGATGGGGCACTTTGTCATGGAGCTGCTGGATTGGCTTATATTTTTCATAAGTATTATTTAGAAACAAAAAGTGATAAATTATTAATCGCTTCAGATTATTGGGTAGATGTAGCAATGGACTTAATCAAACCCTCATCCAAACTTTTAACTGGGAAAACAAGATGGCACAGCGTTAATGGATATTTAGATAGCTTCTCCCTTTTAGAAGGAATAAGTGGCGTTGGGTTGAGTTTTTTATCCCGTATTTCTAGTGAAAGATCAGAATGGGACAACTGTCTATTAATGTAA
- a CDS encoding TolC family protein, whose protein sequence is MKILYKFVFLACFLISLQATCQTNWTLDSCINYALSHNLELEQSRIQESSTKLQSELQHAKKIPSLSISSNLGLSIGRSVDPTTNEFTNKGITYQSYGLQSNLMLFNWFNVRNSIKSVKYHYQSVSYEVENSKINLKLNLIVAYLSLLEAKKQVKLSNEAILLIHKQILKADSLIVYGRASRINSLKLKSQLAKDSSGLYRSRLNLSQTKLELKQLLNLNGKSEFDIIDSMNNTNDHFNYLLDILPERIVKDVQINHPLQRSSVLEVKSLEYKLKAASAMRMPSLNVNFNVGSNYSSNYKNMYTNSAGYFDQILNTNLSRSVLFSLSVPVFNQKSLDVNVKQAKINLHELELRNSIRSRDLEKLIYSAYNDAIANYKDYQQSLEYLKYSEEAYKLDKLLFENGRISAVELLESLNNLNIGKHNCSSLFYSTILKIMILKLYDNCNSL, encoded by the coding sequence TTGAAAATACTATATAAGTTTGTTTTTCTGGCGTGCTTTCTAATTTCTCTACAAGCTACTTGTCAAACTAATTGGACGCTTGATAGTTGTATAAACTATGCTTTGTCTCATAATTTGGAGTTAGAACAATCTAGGATCCAAGAAAGTTCTACTAAATTACAAAGTGAACTTCAACATGCCAAAAAGATTCCATCCCTCTCTATATCATCTAATCTAGGGCTGTCAATAGGAAGATCAGTTGACCCCACTACAAATGAATTTACTAATAAGGGAATAACTTATCAAAGTTATGGATTACAAAGTAACTTAATGTTGTTTAACTGGTTTAACGTGAGAAATTCGATAAAATCAGTCAAATACCACTATCAGTCAGTGTCTTATGAAGTTGAAAATTCAAAAATTAATTTGAAGTTGAACTTAATTGTGGCTTATCTTAGCTTACTGGAAGCTAAAAAGCAGGTGAAATTATCAAATGAAGCTATTTTGTTGATTCATAAGCAAATATTAAAGGCCGACTCTTTGATTGTTTATGGTAGAGCTAGCAGAATTAATTCTTTAAAATTAAAATCCCAATTGGCTAAAGATAGTAGTGGACTATATCGAAGTCGACTTAATCTTAGCCAGACTAAATTGGAGTTAAAACAGTTACTTAATCTTAATGGAAAAAGTGAGTTTGATATTATTGATTCTATGAATAATACTAATGATCATTTTAATTATTTGTTGGATATCTTACCTGAGAGGATTGTGAAAGATGTTCAGATTAATCATCCTCTACAAAGATCCAGTGTTTTAGAAGTTAAATCCCTAGAATATAAATTAAAAGCGGCCAGCGCAATGAGGATGCCTTCTTTAAATGTTAATTTTAATGTAGGCTCAAATTATTCGAGCAATTACAAAAATATGTATACAAATAGTGCAGGTTATTTTGACCAAATTCTAAATACTAATTTGAGCAGAAGTGTTCTCTTTTCTTTAAGTGTACCGGTATTTAACCAAAAGTCTCTAGATGTCAATGTGAAACAGGCCAAGATAAACCTACATGAATTAGAGCTGAGAAATTCTATTCGGTCAAGAGATTTAGAAAAATTAATTTATTCCGCCTATAATGATGCTATTGCAAATTATAAAGACTATCAGCAAAGTCTTGAATACCTAAAGTATTCAGAAGAGGCTTATAAGCTAGATAAGCTATTATTTGAAAATGGAAGAATTTCAGCCGTTGAATTGTTGGAAAGTTTAAATAATCTAAATATAGGAAAGCATAATTGCTCAAGTTTATTTTATAGTACTATTTTGAAGATAATGATATTAAAATTATATGATAATTGCAATTCCTTATAA
- a CDS encoding lantibiotic dehydratase, which translates to MENIKWDSNFFVLRTPMLPLSNFYSLFKKLRNESETDAIWQYLNDDLLEAIYLASPTLYDEIKKHKENPLNLNSVEINRLTKSIFKYISRASTRCTPFGLFANCMVGLVSDSDNFIIPANKIIKNLRLDMDSLCSLSNHLKNIPEIRKNLEYFPNSAIYKINGKLKYIEYKYNVKGDRTFHLSKITSDAILKDILRISNNGKSYFKIVNELCGLYDFTRDEIKGYVDSLIDNNVLYSCIEPNVTGDEFFNIIHRKLADISKYEPSVIPIFQALESISHLISSIENGDNNVDTYKRIVELFKTLCKDGAVNESKLFQMDTSKVSSTLSIERKSIDHLFNSIKKIHSINNTINENHTLKKFKKAFLERYDNQSVKLVELFDNETGMGYRNAKSLSDFYSTQESRISNLEKLALKKFLEFLKSGNKEIIIQEEDLKPYKSHTRGLPSSFSVMANITHNDLNEKYFSINGFSLSTTSLLGRFCHSDDKLYDNVLDLIEKEKETGCITAEIAHLPQARIGNILSRPIITDYEIEFLSLSGVPSEKKITIDDLYVKLVGNEIVLFSKKLKKRIIPKLSSAHNYSSGSLDIYHFLCDVQYQNLDSVQFWNWGVSLADQAFLPRVTFNNCILSPAQWSIDCLELQKAVKLNKTTFLEELRVIQKKIDLPMIVVLKQYDNFLTLDLSTGICIDILEKEVGKNKSVRLFEFITSNNEVKQSFNDGDLNIYSNEVIIPFSVSNKKRVLQPFITDWIKPIKNKRKFFLGDDWFYIKIYAKQKNLNKVLIKLSSVLKRNKVNKNITSWFFIRYGDPFPHLRFRFLVSKDIDELIKDLFGQLQPMIKDNFITNIVTDTYEREIERYGDNSIVMSEDLFHINSELVVFLVEKKAVLNSGLNLQNVALMIIDRTLDIFDYSLSEKSEFYNRSFKRFSVEFNYNLDKGLKAALQNQYRSVRGNLNFLNKKLSQVENLNLDLYFRKLTSIVHDVKIDDTKSIDSFLESHVHMFVNRLFSVNQRFEEFIIYYLLDSYYRSVIAQNKIKL; encoded by the coding sequence ATGGAAAATATAAAATGGGACTCCAATTTTTTTGTGCTGAGAACTCCCATGTTACCACTATCGAACTTTTATTCTTTGTTCAAAAAACTTAGGAACGAAAGCGAAACTGATGCAATCTGGCAATACCTAAACGATGATTTACTAGAGGCTATTTATCTGGCATCTCCAACTCTTTATGATGAAATTAAAAAGCATAAGGAAAATCCTTTAAATTTAAATTCTGTTGAAATAAACCGTTTAACAAAATCTATTTTCAAATATATTTCAAGAGCAAGTACTAGATGTACTCCGTTTGGTTTATTTGCAAACTGTATGGTAGGACTGGTGTCAGACAGTGATAATTTCATTATTCCTGCGAATAAAATTATTAAAAATTTAAGATTAGATATGGATTCTTTATGTAGCCTATCTAATCACTTAAAGAATATTCCGGAAATTAGGAAGAATTTAGAGTATTTTCCTAATTCTGCCATTTATAAGATTAATGGTAAACTAAAATATATAGAATATAAGTATAACGTAAAAGGAGACCGTACTTTTCACTTAAGTAAAATAACTAGTGATGCAATCTTAAAGGATATCCTACGCATTTCAAATAATGGCAAATCTTATTTTAAAATTGTTAACGAATTATGTGGTTTATATGATTTTACGAGAGATGAAATTAAGGGATATGTAGATTCTTTAATTGATAATAATGTTTTGTATAGTTGTATTGAACCGAATGTGACGGGTGACGAATTTTTTAATATCATTCATAGAAAACTTGCCGATATTTCTAAATATGAACCATCTGTTATTCCTATTTTCCAAGCATTAGAGAGCATATCTCATCTAATTAGTTCGATAGAGAATGGCGATAATAATGTAGATACTTATAAGAGAATTGTAGAACTTTTTAAGACTTTATGTAAGGATGGAGCTGTAAATGAAAGTAAGTTATTTCAGATGGATACTTCCAAGGTATCAAGTACTTTATCGATTGAGCGCAAATCAATTGATCATTTATTCAATTCAATAAAGAAAATTCATTCAATTAATAATACCATTAATGAAAATCATACCTTAAAAAAATTCAAAAAGGCATTTTTAGAACGATATGATAATCAGTCGGTTAAGCTTGTTGAGCTTTTTGATAATGAAACAGGAATGGGGTATAGGAATGCTAAAAGTTTATCGGATTTCTATTCTACTCAAGAATCTAGAATAAGCAACCTGGAGAAACTTGCTTTAAAGAAGTTTCTGGAGTTCTTGAAATCAGGTAATAAAGAAATAATCATCCAAGAAGAAGATCTTAAGCCTTACAAATCTCATACTCGAGGACTTCCCTCATCGTTTAGTGTAATGGCAAATATCACCCATAATGATCTGAACGAAAAATATTTTTCAATAAATGGCTTCTCTTTGTCAACCACAAGTCTACTTGGGAGATTTTGTCACTCGGATGATAAATTGTATGATAATGTACTAGATTTAATAGAAAAGGAAAAAGAAACGGGTTGTATTACGGCGGAGATTGCCCATCTGCCTCAAGCACGAATAGGGAATATTCTTTCTCGTCCAATAATAACTGACTATGAAATAGAGTTTTTGTCTCTTTCTGGTGTTCCTTCCGAAAAGAAAATAACAATAGATGATCTTTATGTTAAATTGGTGGGTAATGAAATTGTTTTGTTTTCCAAAAAATTGAAAAAACGTATAATTCCAAAATTATCTTCTGCACACAATTATTCAAGCGGAAGTTTGGATATATACCATTTTTTGTGCGATGTTCAATATCAAAATTTAGACTCTGTACAATTTTGGAATTGGGGAGTAAGTTTAGCTGATCAGGCTTTTTTGCCCAGAGTTACATTTAATAACTGTATCCTGTCGCCAGCTCAGTGGAGCATTGATTGTCTGGAATTACAAAAAGCAGTAAAGTTAAATAAAACTACCTTTCTTGAAGAGCTTCGCGTTATTCAAAAGAAAATTGATTTACCAATGATTGTGGTTTTAAAACAGTATGATAATTTTCTAACATTAGATCTTTCTACAGGAATCTGTATTGATATACTAGAAAAAGAAGTGGGTAAAAATAAATCTGTTAGACTTTTTGAATTTATCACAAGTAACAATGAAGTTAAGCAGTCTTTTAATGATGGAGATTTAAATATCTACTCAAACGAAGTTATTATTCCTTTTAGTGTATCGAATAAGAAAAGGGTCCTTCAGCCTTTCATTACAGATTGGATCAAGCCTATTAAAAATAAACGAAAATTTTTTCTGGGTGACGATTGGTTTTATATTAAAATATATGCAAAACAAAAAAATCTCAATAAGGTATTAATTAAGCTTAGCTCAGTTCTCAAAAGGAATAAAGTTAATAAAAATATTACTTCATGGTTTTTTATTAGATATGGGGATCCTTTTCCACATTTACGGTTTAGATTTCTCGTATCTAAAGATATCGATGAACTTATTAAGGATCTTTTTGGTCAATTACAACCAATGATCAAAGATAATTTTATTACTAATATCGTTACTGATACATATGAAAGGGAAATAGAAAGATATGGTGACAATAGCATTGTGATGAGCGAGGACCTGTTCCATATCAACAGTGAACTTGTGGTTTTTCTTGTTGAGAAAAAAGCAGTTCTAAATAGTGGTTTGAATTTACAAAATGTAGCTCTAATGATAATTGATCGAACTTTGGATATATTTGATTATAGTTTATCTGAAAAATCGGAATTCTATAATAGGTCATTTAAGAGATTTTCTGTTGAATTTAATTACAACCTTGATAAAGGTTTGAAAGCTGCTCTACAAAACCAATATAGGTCTGTAAGAGGTAATCTGAACTTTCTGAATAAAAAATTATCTCAGGTGGAAAATTTAAATTTGGATTTATATTTTAGAAAATTAACTAGTATAGTTCATGATGTGAAAATTGACGATACCAAGAGTATTGATAGTTTTCTTGAGAGCCATGTTCACATGTTTGTAAATCGACTTTTTTCCGTTAATCAAAGGTTTGAAGAGTTTATTATTTATTACCTATTAGATTCTTATTATAGATCAGTGATAGCTCAAAATAAAATTAAATTATGA
- a CDS encoding S41 family peptidase produces the protein MRVIIFLLIMLSSELGTCQKYNFKHSGWRVVSGDKKNASIKIKNITDPTIEKLVLRNDSGVTTLINQLTIGEVDSGAIVVTGSLDNFSVEDSSSALIFVNAINKNKNSIFLISYDLSKIIDENGKINFFIPFDRKIDSIRVGVQIKGRNEILISNLKLEITKGEFGKEWRKTYLKRLFHNEEEIDRLEIFSKVWGFLKYYSPEISRNNIDWDAVLIRQLDFLLNKNSQKSFEESIEYLLSIAQATEVKKDRKFDLLQESNNNERINLDCNWIIKSKFLSERSKDILIGFKDHFVPFNNKFVVSTDSSDNPVPQFKENAYNKNFLPEMKFRLLSLFRYWNIIEYYYPYKYLIKANWEGSLKSLIPRFIGATNSLKYGNALLSLNALIEDGHAALPTDSYSFASYVYGKNLIILPISFGIQSKDSVFVKKIDETFSIETGIKVGDMIVSINKRKVESYLDQLREYVGHSRIEMKDYYIEKGNLLGVSPQYGDTLFIEYLHNSKVNNTRLEINKKSKPNYLDFFNKELGEGKKDKAVGFKSIDKNTLYLDVHSWSVKDKKNTIAFLQDVNKVIIDCRKYPSWDFIEFVSYFLKDSVELLKFMPTTSYPGLLREVLNKSFSDSLYFKGNVIVLVSEETQSRGEMLAMMLKARREKITFIGRPTAGADGDVATIQMLGEQYFNFMFSGVRVLYPDNGETQSIGICPDVTVKRIINREIMGEDEILAAALKIFTF, from the coding sequence ATGAGGGTAATTATTTTTCTTCTGATCATGCTTAGTTCTGAATTGGGTACTTGCCAAAAATATAATTTTAAGCATTCGGGTTGGAGGGTTGTGTCCGGTGATAAAAAAAATGCAAGTATAAAAATTAAAAATATAACCGACCCGACTATCGAGAAATTGGTGTTAAGAAATGATTCTGGAGTTACTACTCTAATTAATCAATTAACAATAGGTGAAGTTGATAGTGGAGCGATAGTTGTAACAGGAAGTCTAGATAACTTCAGTGTAGAAGACTCAAGTAGTGCTTTAATCTTTGTTAACGCCATTAATAAGAATAAAAATTCGATATTTTTAATAAGCTATGATTTAAGCAAGATCATTGATGAAAATGGGAAAATTAATTTCTTTATACCATTTGATAGGAAAATTGATTCCATTAGGGTTGGAGTTCAGATTAAAGGTCGTAATGAAATTCTAATTTCAAACCTAAAATTAGAGATAACTAAGGGCGAGTTTGGAAAAGAGTGGAGAAAGACCTACTTAAAACGATTGTTTCACAATGAGGAGGAAATTGATAGACTTGAAATTTTTTCCAAAGTTTGGGGGTTTCTAAAGTATTACTCGCCTGAAATCAGCCGGAATAATATAGATTGGGATGCAGTGTTAATTAGACAGCTTGATTTTTTATTGAACAAAAATTCTCAAAAGTCTTTTGAGGAATCTATTGAATATCTTTTGAGTATAGCTCAAGCAACCGAAGTTAAAAAAGATAGAAAATTTGATCTATTGCAAGAATCTAATAACAATGAACGCATTAATCTCGATTGTAATTGGATAATCAAATCAAAATTTCTTTCTGAAAGAAGTAAGGACATTCTAATTGGTTTCAAAGATCATTTCGTTCCTTTTAATAATAAGTTTGTTGTTAGTACTGACAGTTCAGATAATCCTGTACCTCAGTTTAAAGAAAATGCATACAATAAGAACTTTTTACCCGAAATGAAATTTAGACTGTTGTCTCTTTTTAGATATTGGAATATAATTGAATATTATTATCCCTATAAATATTTGATTAAAGCCAATTGGGAGGGTTCTTTAAAATCATTGATTCCTAGGTTTATTGGAGCCACAAATTCTTTGAAATATGGGAACGCACTATTATCGTTAAATGCTTTGATTGAGGATGGTCATGCTGCCTTACCAACTGATTCGTATTCTTTTGCAAGTTATGTTTATGGCAAAAATCTTATCATTCTTCCAATCTCTTTTGGAATACAAAGTAAGGACTCTGTATTTGTAAAAAAGATTGATGAAACATTCTCTATCGAGACAGGGATTAAAGTTGGAGATATGATTGTCTCGATCAATAAAAGAAAGGTAGAAAGCTATTTGGATCAGCTTAGAGAGTATGTTGGTCATTCAAGGATTGAAATGAAAGATTATTACATAGAAAAGGGAAACCTTTTAGGGGTTAGCCCACAATATGGTGATACATTGTTTATCGAATACCTTCACAATTCAAAAGTAAATAATACAAGACTTGAAATTAATAAAAAATCAAAACCAAATTATCTCGATTTTTTTAATAAGGAACTGGGTGAAGGGAAAAAGGACAAAGCAGTTGGATTTAAATCCATAGATAAAAATACCTTGTATTTAGATGTTCATAGCTGGAGTGTAAAGGATAAAAAAAATACAATAGCTTTTTTACAAGATGTAAATAAGGTGATCATCGATTGCAGAAAGTATCCATCGTGGGATTTTATTGAATTTGTATCTTACTTTTTGAAAGATAGCGTTGAATTGTTAAAATTTATGCCAACTACAAGTTATCCGGGGTTATTAAGAGAAGTCCTGAATAAATCTTTTTCAGACTCTCTTTATTTTAAAGGTAATGTAATTGTTCTGGTTTCCGAAGAGACTCAAAGTCGTGGAGAAATGTTAGCAATGATGTTAAAGGCTAGAAGGGAAAAAATAACTTTTATAGGAAGGCCGACTGCAGGGGCAGATGGTGATGTTGCTACTATTCAAATGCTAGGAGAGCAGTATTTTAATTTTATGTTTTCAGGTGTAAGAGTTTTGTATCCTGATAATGGAGAGACACAATCGATAGGGATATGTCCTGATGTTACAGTGAAAAGAATCATCAATAGAGAAATTATGGGAGAAGATGAGATTCTTGCTGCTGCTCTTAAAATATTTACGTTTTAA
- a CDS encoding HlyD family efflux transporter periplasmic adaptor subunit, producing the protein MFENWEDDKRRFERSEEATTFIAHKPNFLERNGIQIIVAIFIFLVSMTCFIRYPDKVVQVGYLSAEHAPVELKSKTDGILKKLLVQNNEVVKKGDIIGWLETEINYNEVLVLLKNIDKLDDDLLKDKGVEKKDFFIKKIGNFNWGELQQNYSEFISELQKYDDFYLNGFYESKINYVDKDIKIALSKNAILEKQQTLSQRELDIEKETYNVDEILNKEALVTKLDLTRSESQLISKERSYFDVSLAIINNESLVSQKRSEVMQMKHDVLQNKVQFRQAIHSLKRALIAWIDKYSISSNESGSIAFSSFLHENQVISPSKIIGYVMPVNSRFYLRIFLSQEAIGRLKENNPVEVRFNSYPYKEFGMLNGKLNYISNIALDSGFLSKVDLPGGLKTNLKHTIPYRENLKSEVIFITKDITLGQRLFDGLFKTKK; encoded by the coding sequence ATGTTTGAAAATTGGGAAGATGATAAAAGGAGATTTGAAAGATCCGAGGAAGCGACAACATTTATTGCTCACAAACCAAATTTTTTAGAGCGTAATGGTATTCAGATTATTGTGGCAATTTTTATTTTTTTGGTTTCTATGACTTGCTTCATTAGATATCCCGATAAGGTTGTTCAGGTTGGCTATCTTAGTGCTGAACATGCACCAGTAGAATTAAAGTCAAAGACCGATGGAATATTAAAAAAATTATTGGTACAAAATAATGAAGTAGTAAAAAAGGGAGATATAATTGGTTGGTTGGAAACCGAAATCAATTATAACGAAGTACTAGTCTTGCTTAAAAATATTGATAAACTCGATGATGATCTTTTGAAAGATAAAGGAGTAGAAAAAAAAGATTTTTTTATAAAAAAAATTGGAAATTTTAACTGGGGGGAATTACAGCAAAATTATTCAGAATTCATCTCTGAGCTTCAAAAATATGATGATTTCTATTTAAATGGATTTTATGAAAGTAAGATCAACTATGTAGATAAGGATATTAAAATTGCATTAAGTAAAAATGCTATTTTGGAGAAGCAACAAACTCTATCTCAGAGGGAACTGGATATTGAAAAAGAGACATATAATGTAGATGAGATTCTTAATAAAGAGGCGTTAGTAACTAAGCTTGATTTGACAAGGTCGGAAAGTCAGCTGATTAGTAAAGAGAGGAGTTATTTTGATGTATCTCTTGCAATAATTAATAACGAATCTTTAGTTAGTCAAAAAAGAAGCGAGGTCATGCAAATGAAACATGATGTTTTACAAAATAAGGTTCAATTTCGTCAAGCCATACATTCTCTAAAAAGGGCATTAATAGCTTGGATTGATAAATATTCAATCTCCTCGAATGAAAGTGGATCTATCGCGTTTTCATCTTTTCTTCATGAAAATCAAGTCATTTCTCCTAGTAAAATTATTGGATACGTTATGCCTGTTAATTCTAGGTTTTACCTAAGGATTTTTTTAAGTCAGGAAGCTATTGGGAGATTAAAGGAAAATAATCCTGTGGAAGTTCGCTTCAATTCTTATCCATACAAGGAATTTGGGATGCTAAACGGAAAGCTTAACTATATATCCAACATTGCATTAGATAGCGGTTTTTTAAGTAAGGTAGATTTGCCAGGTGGACTTAAAACTAATCTAAAGCATACTATTCCTTATCGAGAAAATCTCAAGAGTGAAGTGATTTTTATAACTAAAGACATAACATTAGGGCAAAGGCTCTTTGATGGTCTCTTTAAAACTAAAAAATAA
- a CDS encoding glycosyltransferase, with translation MKNINSTPKKINVIFVDSKGISNIYGIGSYRNNLLAELAKSDSVNLFCVSIKYADKGSAKILKIDEENAYTNIEIVLSANNLKTENLNINQPRISAYSANICITLIKFLSGCEDGIIHLNISGEVELCKVAKRLGFNVVATQHVQVINPQINPNDFNSILLEGEKKFFSLVDEVICLSNYTKSAIINNYSFDSRKVTLIYNGVKALEPALNKKSDLKKRFGFSKKDFIFLFVGRIEKSKGLYELIQSFIVFAKGKSNIKLVVVGGGDVYSALSFTFENMGNIVFTGFLTGAQLSLVFSLSDVGVLPSYSEQSSFSVLEMMNNGLPVIVSDIDGFELFENRKHVLKADYVLGSPGNSNSIDTISLTACMEELFNNVELRSLISINASKLLAEKLNSVSMSKNTISVYKRAYNKI, from the coding sequence ATGAAGAATATAAATAGTACTCCCAAAAAAATAAACGTCATTTTCGTAGACTCAAAGGGGATCAGTAACATTTACGGAATTGGTTCATATAGGAATAATTTACTTGCTGAATTAGCAAAGTCTGACTCGGTTAATCTATTTTGTGTCAGCATAAAATATGCAGATAAAGGGAGCGCGAAAATCTTAAAGATTGATGAAGAAAACGCTTATACGAATATTGAAATTGTTCTATCTGCAAACAATTTAAAGACCGAAAATTTAAATATTAATCAACCTAGAATATCTGCATATTCAGCAAATATTTGCATTACACTCATTAAGTTTTTATCCGGCTGTGAGGACGGAATTATTCACTTAAATATTTCAGGAGAAGTTGAATTATGTAAAGTTGCCAAGAGGTTAGGGTTTAATGTTGTTGCCACTCAACATGTTCAAGTTATTAATCCACAAATAAATCCTAATGATTTCAACTCAATTTTACTGGAAGGTGAAAAGAAATTTTTCTCTTTAGTGGATGAGGTAATTTGTTTATCGAATTATACCAAGTCGGCAATCATTAACAATTATTCATTTGATAGTAGAAAGGTCACTTTAATTTATAATGGTGTTAAGGCTTTAGAACCTGCTTTAAATAAGAAAAGTGATTTGAAAAAGAGATTTGGATTTTCAAAAAAAGATTTTATTTTTTTATTTGTTGGTAGAATTGAAAAGAGCAAGGGACTTTATGAACTCATACAATCTTTTATCGTGTTTGCCAAGGGTAAGAGCAATATAAAATTAGTTGTAGTTGGTGGGGGTGATGTCTATTCTGCTTTGAGCTTTACTTTTGAAAATATGGGAAATATTGTGTTTACAGGTTTCTTAACTGGGGCTCAGTTATCGCTTGTTTTTAGTCTTTCTGATGTAGGTGTATTGCCTTCATATTCTGAGCAGTCGAGCTTTTCAGTACTTGAAATGATGAATAATGGATTGCCTGTTATTGTTAGTGATATTGACGGATTCGAACTTTTTGAAAATAGAAAACACGTCCTTAAGGCCGATTATGTTTTAGGGTCACCTGGCAATTCTAACTCAATCGATACTATATCATTAACAGCCTGCATGGAGGAATTATTTAATAATGTAGAATTAAGGAGTTTGATAAGCATTAATGCAAGTAAGTTATTAGCTGAAAAACTAAACTCTGTTTCGATGTCAAAAAATACAATTTCAGTATATAAAAGAGCATACAATAAAATATGA